The genome window GTGGTGGTAAACTATCTCCATTCAAAATTGGCACCGTTTCTGGACGACTGGGGCTTATGGGAGTCGGAGGAGGGGGTGTCGGTAAAGATTGAGGATTTTGGTCTGGAATTTTTATATTCGACTCTAGCAAAGGTGGTGGTGATAAATCTACGGCACTGGGTAAAGGAGGGGGTGTGGGAATTGGTAGAGCAGAAATTTCTGGGGGTAAATTATTTTCCTGAGAGGGTAAGGGGGGAATTTCTCCAGGATTAAGGTTTATGGAATTTTCCAATAAGGGATTATTATCTCCCACATTTTTTTGTGTGGAGTTAACATTTTCTTGGTTAGTTTCTGTCAATGCTTGGTTATCAATAATGACTGATTGACGGTGTTGTCTATACAGCCAAGCGCCAACCAAGATTAGGTAAGTAGTCGCCCCCAAAAAGATTATCCTATCAACATAGGGAGGATATTTTATTTTCGTTTTGAGTCTTAATTTATTCATTCCCTCTTCCTCATACACCACAAAACTATAATAATCAATTTTTCTGTTTTTATTGATCGATAATTATAGTTTCTTCTTTAAATTGACTATTTTCTTCTAGTTGCCAACAATATAATTCTTTTATTTCTTTTTCCACCACTGAAGTAATTATATAAGAATATTCCTGCCATGCGATCGCCCTGTCAAACTCTGAAGGAATAGCAGGATGATTAGGGTGGGAGTGATAAATGCCGATAATATCCAGATTTTCCCTTCTTACTTCTTTTTGTACTTGTAGCATGGTTTTAGGGGCGATCGCAAAATTTTCCTTCATGCCGTAATCAGGTTTATCCATGGCTTCCTTCAATAAATCCCGTTGATTTTCCCAATCATTAGCCGTAGGAATTACCCTAACTACTACCTTAATTTCTTTCTCTTTTTTTCCTATCAAAAAACCACAACACTCGTAAGGATAATGTAAAATTGCTTCTTTTTTGATCAATCCCAAATCAATATTTTTAATCTTAATCATTATATTATGTAAATCGCTCAAAAATTTTACTTATTTCACTCTCATTATAAGGAGTAATTCCATATTCAATAGGGGAAAATATTACTCGACTACTAGCCCCCTTGGAAGAAAATTTAACTATTAAATTACCATTTTCATCTATCCCTAAGACAAATCCTTCTATACCTTCATAAATAACGGGTTTACCTTGATAAACTAAATATTGGTTATACTTATCTATAAAAATATGTCCTCCTTTTTCAATATAATCATTATAGCCAGTAAAAATGCCCTTTATGATTATGTTTAATAGGTCATTATAAGAATTAATTAAATAATTTTTAGTCTTTTTTATATAACTATCAAGACTAACACTATTATCTAAATATATTTGATTTTTCCAATTGATACCTACCCCAATAATAGCATTATTTATCATACCATTTTGACTACTTACTTCTGATAATATACCCCCTACTTTTTTATTATCCAAAATTAGATCATTTAACCATTTAATTTGAATCGGCACATTATATTTATTTAATTCCTCCGCAATACCAACGCCACAAAAAAGAGTTAAATGATTTATATTAGTGAACACCATTTCAGGAGACAAAACCACTGTCAAATACAATCCTCCCAAGGAAGACTGCCAAGAATTACCCCTTTGTCCTTTTCCTGCAGTTTGTTGTGTTGCTACCACTACAAAAGGTTTCTCAATATTTTTTTTACATAATTCCCATGCTTTAATATTAGTTGAAGTTACAATATCGTATATGTAACATCTAATTTCATTAAAATGTCGAGAGTTAGTATTACAAGATAATTTAATAATAATTTCTTCCATGAACTATAGGTAAACTAATATAAGGAATGCCAAAAAATATTTATTATTTTTTATATTGATGAGATAAAATCAATTTATTTACCATTAAATCATATGTCAACTGAACCACAAAATATATCACCAGAAACTTACAATTCATTAGACAACTATTTACAACTAATATATACAGGTTTATTAGCTTTAGATATTGAACATAAATTAACAACTTTTCCTAAGAACAAAACAGACCTAAATTTTGTAATTACATCTATCATCAAAATAATCAAAAAAAATGATGAATTAATTCATCGTGCCGTCTCTCTTTTCGAGCAAATAGAAACCTCTGATGATAAAGAATATTATGGAATAGTACAAAGCTATTTTAATACTTTTAATAAACTGGTAAAGGATAGTGATACATTTCAAAATAACTTACAAGAGGAAAGAAATCAATCAGTTATTGCTACCAAAATATTAATAGACTTATTATTTTATAGTAGTATATCTGGGGAAAGGTTATTGAGAGATAAATTAGAATCATTATTTAATACAAATTTTAAGGTAGAGGAAGATAATGAAATTTAAAGATTTAGGCATAATTTTGGTTAGTGCTTCATCCGAGGAAGAAGCTCATAAAATAGCATCCATATTGATTGAGTCTCAATTAGCTGCCTGTGTCAGTTTTTCCCCTGTAACGGCGGTTTATACTTGGGAAGATAAGTTAAATTGTGACGAAGAATGGCAGTTGATTATTAAAACAGATTTAACAAAATTTGATGTGATTGTTACTAAGATTCAAGAGGCACATTCCTATGACATTCCGGAAATAATTGCTTTACCTATTGTAAAAGGCTCTTCTCGTTATCTGGGTTGGATGGTAGAAGAATTGACAAAAGAGGTGGAATAATTAATAATCATTAAGGAAGTTTTTTCTTTTTTAAAAAGCAAATTTAGAAGTGTTTTGACAATTTTTCAAGTTTTAATATAAAGGTTTTATGGGCTATATTATCAGCACGGTAAATATGAAGGGAGGAGTGGGTAAAACTACTTTGACGGTTAACTTAGCTACTTGTTTAGCTAAAAATTTTAATAAGAAAGTTTTGGTGTTAGATTTGGATTCCCAAATTAGTGCAACCCTTAGTCTTTTGGCACCCCAAGAGTTTAGTAAGTTACGCAAAAAAAGAAAAACTTTAGCTTATTTAATTGATAATATTATCCAACCAAATCCTTATGCTAAATTAACCATTGAAGATATTATCACTGATTCTATTTGTGGTTTAGCAAATTTATCTCTTTTGCCAGGAGATATAGAATTATATGACGAATTTTTGGTATCAGAAATGATGCACCAAAAGTCTGTTAATTCCGATAATACGGATAATTTTGATGAGGTGTGGAATAATTTTGAAAGGGTATTAGTAGAACAAATTGTTCGCCCTATCGCTCCCAATTATGATTTTATTATTATGGATTGCGCCCCAGGATATAATTTATTGACCAAAAGTGCGATCGC of Cyanobacterium sp. HL-69 contains these proteins:
- the pilP gene encoding type IV pilus protein PilP, producing the protein MNKLRLKTKIKYPPYVDRIIFLGATTYLILVGAWLYRQHRQSVIIDNQALTETNQENVNSTQKNVGDNNPLLENSINLNPGEIPPLPSQENNLPPEISALPIPTPPPLPSAVDLSPPPLLESNIKIPDQNPQSLPTPPPPTPISPSRPETVPILNGDSLPPPPTNSSVDNGVRNSSVDSQKKNGLVGVIQLPDGGGFALFNVNNITERVAVGSAIASTGWTLGGIYDNEVIINRNSQSLSLRVGESF
- a CDS encoding Mov34/MPN/PAD-1, translated to MIKIKNIDLGLIKKEAILHYPYECCGFLIGKKEKEIKVVVRVIPTANDWENQRDLLKEAMDKPDYGMKENFAIAPKTMLQVQKEVRRENLDIIGIYHSHPNHPAIPSEFDRAIAWQEYSYIITSVVEKEIKELYCWQLEENSQFKEETIIIDQ
- the birA gene encoding bifunctional biotin operon repressor / biotin-[acetyl-CoA-carboxylase] ligase BirA produces the protein MEEIIIKLSCNTNSRHFNEIRCYIYDIVTSTNIKAWELCKKNIEKPFVVVATQQTAGKGQRGNSWQSSLGGLYLTVVLSPEMVFTNINHLTLFCGVGIAEELNKYNVPIQIKWLNDLILDNKKVGGILSEVSSQNGMINNAIIGVGINWKNQIYLDNSVSLDSYIKKTKNYLINSYNDLLNIIIKGIFTGYNDYIEKGGHIFIDKYNQYLVYQGKPVIYEGIEGFVLGIDENGNLIVKFSSKGASSRVIFSPIEYGITPYNESEISKIFERFT
- the cutA gene encoding periplasmic divalent cation tolerance protein — encoded protein: MKFKDLGIILVSASSEEEAHKIASILIESQLAACVSFSPVTAVYTWEDKLNCDEEWQLIIKTDLTKFDVIVTKIQEAHSYDIPEIIALPIVKGSSRYLGWMVEELTKEVE
- a CDS encoding Chromosome (plasmid) partitioning protein ParA / Sporulation initiation inhibitor protein Soj gives rise to the protein MGYIISTVNMKGGVGKTTLTVNLATCLAKNFNKKVLVLDLDSQISATLSLLAPQEFSKLRKKRKTLAYLIDNIIQPNPYAKLTIEDIITDSICGLANLSLLPGDIELYDEFLVSEMMHQKSVNSDNTDNFDEVWNNFERVLVEQIVRPIAPNYDFIIMDCAPGYNLLTKSAIASSDFYLLPARPEPLSLVGIQLLERRVRNLKKVHAKINPLNLDLLGIVFILSEGGLFGRYDRYYSQVKRRVERDFSSEKMFPTDIPMDVNVAKSLDMFMPVVMSAPNCLASKAFNKLTEEFLQKIAHCKTNNG